In Clostridium sporogenes, one genomic interval encodes:
- a CDS encoding 2-hydroxyglutaryl-CoA dehydratase, whose product MKVTFPHLGNSCYAAKAIFDTLGIEYIIPKASNKKALEIGSLYSPDEICLPFKIMIGNYIQSIEEGADTIVIAGSCGPCRFGEYCELQMNTLKKLGYDLDFIVIDSPKDIGKDEFLTRINKIAIHSNVSSTKKFSSLIYGLKIINLMDSLDKKAKIKAGYEINNGDSKKILWDCKNQILNCKTAKEMINLVKHYHKKLKEVPIDKSKNPLKIAIIGEIYTIIEPFSNLYIEDKLMDYGICTSKVLYPSWWVKNTALSPFNLDCLSLKKASKKYLSLGIGGYGRECVGEAVLAKKNGFHGAIQIFPLGCMPEIVSKSILPTISKNENFPIMSLVVDEMTGEAGYSTRIEAFIDLLERREENVLYGS is encoded by the coding sequence TTGAAAGTTACGTTTCCACACCTAGGTAATAGTTGCTATGCAGCTAAAGCAATTTTTGATACTTTAGGAATTGAATATATAATCCCTAAAGCTAGTAATAAAAAAGCATTAGAAATAGGTTCTCTTTATTCTCCAGATGAAATATGTCTTCCCTTTAAAATAATGATTGGAAACTATATCCAAAGTATAGAAGAAGGTGCTGATACTATTGTAATAGCAGGTAGTTGTGGCCCTTGTAGGTTTGGAGAATACTGTGAACTTCAAATGAACACATTAAAAAAATTAGGTTATGATTTGGATTTTATAGTAATAGATTCTCCTAAAGATATAGGTAAAGATGAATTTTTAACAAGAATAAACAAAATAGCAATTCACAGTAACGTAAGTTCTACGAAAAAATTTTCTTCATTAATATATGGTTTAAAAATAATAAACTTAATGGATTCTTTAGATAAAAAGGCAAAAATAAAAGCTGGTTATGAAATAAATAATGGAGACTCAAAAAAAATTCTTTGGGATTGTAAAAATCAGATTTTAAATTGTAAAACTGCCAAAGAAATGATTAACTTAGTAAAACATTATCATAAAAAATTAAAAGAAGTACCCATTGATAAATCAAAAAATCCATTAAAAATAGCTATAATAGGAGAAATTTATACTATAATTGAACCTTTTTCGAATCTTTATATTGAAGATAAATTAATGGATTATGGTATTTGTACTTCTAAAGTTTTATATCCTAGTTGGTGGGTAAAAAATACTGCTCTATCCCCTTTTAATCTTGATTGTCTTTCATTAAAGAAAGCTTCTAAGAAATATTTATCATTAGGTATAGGTGGTTATGGAAGAGAGTGTGTTGGTGAAGCTGTTCTTGCCAAAAAAAATGGATTTCACGGAGCTATTCAAATTTTTCCTTTAGGATGCATGCCGGAGATTGTTTCTAAATCCATACTCCCTACTATATCTAAAAATGAAAATTTCCCTATTATGTCTCTTGTAGTAGATGAGATGACAGGGGAAGCAGGCTATTCAACTCGTATAGAAGCTTTTATAGATTTATTAGAAAGGAGAGAAGAAAATGTACTATATGGGAGTTGA
- a CDS encoding acyl-CoA dehydratase activase-related protein, with the protein MKVGIPRGLLYCKYNIFFHSFFEELGAEIITSSKTNKNILNSGVKLSVDEACLPIKVFHGHVSSIKDECDIILLPRIMQIEKNKFICPKFCGLPEMVINNIPNMPKTITYPIYYHSKYSLKNWALKAGLNITKNIPKIFRAYNIAIKNQENYDTGINIVSSNLNIALLGHPYNVYDNYVNMNIVNILKNLNIGIITEEFVSEDDKNKYVKELFKNPFWSFAKNSYGAAAYLGSEHKVDGIIYISSFGCGIDSIIIDLIKNKLRDFPILILKIDEQTGEAGFHTRIEAFTDMLERKCI; encoded by the coding sequence ATGAAAGTAGGAATACCAAGAGGATTACTTTATTGTAAATACAATATATTTTTTCATAGTTTTTTTGAAGAATTAGGTGCTGAAATTATAACTTCTTCAAAGACTAATAAAAATATATTAAATAGTGGAGTAAAACTTTCTGTGGATGAAGCTTGTCTTCCTATAAAAGTTTTTCATGGACATGTATCCTCCATCAAAGATGAATGCGATATTATACTACTTCCTAGAATAATGCAAATAGAAAAAAATAAATTTATATGTCCCAAGTTTTGTGGTTTACCAGAAATGGTTATAAATAATATACCTAATATGCCTAAAACCATTACTTATCCTATTTATTATCATTCAAAATATAGCCTTAAAAATTGGGCTTTAAAAGCTGGTCTAAATATAACTAAAAATATTCCTAAAATATTTAGAGCTTATAATATAGCTATAAAAAATCAAGAAAACTATGATACAGGTATAAACATAGTATCATCTAATTTAAATATAGCACTATTAGGTCATCCTTATAATGTTTATGATAATTACGTAAATATGAATATAGTAAATATTCTTAAAAATTTAAATATAGGTATAATAACTGAAGAGTTTGTAAGTGAAGATGATAAAAACAAATACGTAAAGGAATTATTTAAAAATCCTTTTTGGAGTTTTGCTAAAAATTCTTATGGGGCTGCAGCTTATCTGGGTAGTGAACATAAGGTAGACGGCATAATATATATATCCTCTTTCGGTTGTGGAATAGATTCTATAATAATAGATCTCATCAAAAATAAATTAAGGGATTTTCCTATATTAATTCTAAAGATAGATGAACAAACAGGCGAAGCAGGATTTCATACTAGAATTGAGGCCTTTACAGATATGTTAGAAAGGAAGTGTATTTAA
- a CDS encoding ferredoxin, which yields MKAYVDKDTCVGCGLCPSICSEVFEMRDDGKAHVIVENENVPEELTHLAEEARDSCPVAAIEVE from the coding sequence ATGAAAGCTTATGTAGATAAAGATACTTGTGTTGGATGTGGGTTATGTCCTAGTATATGCAGTGAAGTATTTGAAATGCGGGATGATGGAAAAGCTCATGTTATAGTAGAGAATGAGAATGTCCCTGAAGAATTGACACATTTAGCTGAAGAGGCTAGAGATTCTTGTCCTGTAGCAGCTATAGAAGTTGAATAA
- a CDS encoding AAA family ATPase, giving the protein MREFDDFFKGLSLEKEKYESKYTRINNEKKAKDEGNFIIKMDSKEVDKLYESGLEKINRIEEELNDFFVEREEIIKDALRALVIGQHMFLYGPPGTGKSLLVYNICKRIDGSRYFQWLLNKTSDPAEILGPYSIKAMEQDKFLRKTNGKLPEAHIAFIDEIWKSNEPTLNILLPLLNEKIFYNDGKAIKVPLVSMFCASNEIPDDESLNALYDRIIFRDYLGYVKDTDNKLKMFKNYVSMRNSENEIKVNTKIKLEEIYALQKKTETIEIKDDIYLDFIKLMDNLERNGIVISDRRKNECLKVIQGNALLCGRNYAVVEDFEALKNVLWNDLDDIVIIETNIIKIINPYDDKVRDYARKFNEIKEEIDYIEDKDEKIRATIEAKVSIENIIKRLNLLIEEAKNKGKDTKNMVKKKKYIEDYNESIMKEVLGIDLSFEEDSDI; this is encoded by the coding sequence ATGCGGGAATTTGATGATTTTTTTAAAGGATTAAGTTTAGAAAAAGAAAAATATGAATCTAAATATACAAGAATTAATAATGAAAAAAAAGCCAAGGATGAGGGCAACTTTATAATAAAAATGGATTCTAAAGAAGTAGATAAGCTTTATGAAAGCGGATTAGAAAAAATAAATCGTATAGAAGAAGAACTTAATGATTTTTTCGTAGAACGTGAAGAAATTATAAAGGATGCGTTAAGAGCTTTAGTAATTGGACAGCATATGTTTTTATATGGTCCACCAGGAACAGGTAAAAGTTTATTAGTATACAATATATGTAAAAGAATAGATGGATCTAGATATTTTCAATGGTTATTAAACAAAACTTCAGATCCTGCAGAAATATTAGGACCATATAGCATTAAGGCCATGGAACAGGATAAATTTTTAAGAAAAACTAATGGCAAATTACCAGAAGCACATATTGCATTTATAGATGAGATATGGAAAAGTAATGAGCCTACTTTAAATATATTATTACCACTTCTTAATGAAAAAATATTTTATAATGATGGGAAAGCTATAAAAGTTCCTTTAGTAAGTATGTTTTGTGCAAGTAACGAAATACCAGATGATGAAAGTTTAAATGCTTTATATGATAGGATAATATTTAGAGATTACCTAGGATATGTAAAGGATACGGATAATAAGTTAAAGATGTTTAAAAACTATGTAAGTATGAGAAATAGTGAAAATGAAATAAAAGTAAATACAAAAATAAAATTAGAAGAGATTTATGCGCTACAAAAGAAAACAGAAACTATAGAAATTAAGGATGATATATATTTAGATTTTATAAAGTTGATGGACAATTTAGAAAGAAATGGGATAGTTATATCAGACAGAAGAAAAAATGAGTGTTTAAAAGTTATTCAGGGTAATGCATTATTATGTGGAAGAAATTATGCAGTGGTAGAAGATTTTGAAGCATTAAAAAATGTTTTATGGAATGATTTAGATGATATAGTAATTATAGAAACTAATATTATAAAAATAATAAATCCTTATGATGATAAAGTTAGAGATTATGCTAGAAAATTTAATGAAATAAAAGAAGAAATAGATTATATAGAAGATAAGGATGAAAAAATTAGAGCTACCATTGAAGCCAAAGTGAGTATAGAGAATATTATTAAAAGATTAAATCTATTAATAGAAGAAGCCAAAAATAAAGGCAAAGATACAAAAAATATGGTTAAAAAGAAAAAATATATAGAAGATTATAATGAAAGCATAATGAAGGAAGTTTTAGGTATAGATTTAAGTTTTGAAGAAGATAGTGATATATAA
- a CDS encoding VWA domain-containing protein has translation MKLNYYQVVFEEDREKEEISTEKNDNFQDIDSILGIKKREYKKDQSVKHYEFDLDIYEDIYEVSSTMQSLVKEGKRYLPIFDKLYKDIFLLLYKYEPFIYKEERMKSTSIINNRIIRNLTQTEDLQNLRRNCSLDELNSAIGCEIIGKKAVKIAKKWNQDQDREKEQSEAINKENNPHHNNQKTLSDLLVEMQEAEDKIKDLSQEKQELEENIENLKNNISDLSEEDMKNKIQEIDEELEDMQKQADNLEEELSDKLEKSEEDIENLSKEMAEAFNEAEKEVREATSYVKDWGLGDKPNKSSKISFSDKVGALERIRKSKKLKELSDIIGRFKESALKDQKNKHKDGAVAIKSVRIGNDIIHTLPSEKMLLVNETTKKEFYRKFNQKQLLQYELESDKLKAKGPMVICIDMSSSMKGIKEKWSKAVAIALLEIAQEQKRNFAAILFNEDATEPIIIEKDKKEPEKILDIAERFDGGGTLFETPLQKALEVIEQSKFKKADIVFITDGHSYTHPDFINKFNKLKDEKEFKVLSVLIYAGGKIGNIESLQLFSDDIMTIGELTELEDANSVIAHKIFKSV, from the coding sequence ATGAAACTGAATTATTACCAGGTGGTTTTTGAAGAAGATAGAGAAAAAGAAGAAATTTCTACAGAAAAAAATGATAATTTTCAAGATATAGACTCCATATTAGGAATAAAAAAAAGAGAATATAAAAAAGATCAATCGGTAAAACATTATGAGTTTGATTTAGATATATATGAAGATATATATGAAGTTTCTTCTACTATGCAAAGTTTAGTAAAGGAAGGGAAAAGATATTTACCTATATTTGATAAATTATATAAAGATATATTTTTACTTCTATATAAATATGAACCATTTATATATAAGGAAGAGAGAATGAAGTCTACATCTATAATTAATAATAGAATAATTAGAAACTTAACTCAAACAGAAGACTTACAAAATTTAAGAAGAAATTGTAGTTTAGATGAGCTAAACTCAGCTATAGGGTGTGAAATTATAGGTAAAAAGGCTGTTAAAATAGCAAAAAAGTGGAACCAAGATCAAGATAGAGAAAAAGAGCAATCAGAGGCTATAAATAAAGAAAATAACCCTCATCATAATAATCAAAAAACTTTATCAGATTTGTTAGTAGAGATGCAGGAAGCAGAAGATAAGATAAAGGATTTATCACAGGAAAAGCAAGAATTAGAAGAGAATATAGAAAATTTAAAGAACAATATCAGTGACTTAAGTGAAGAAGATATGAAAAATAAAATACAAGAAATAGATGAAGAACTAGAAGATATGCAAAAACAAGCAGATAATTTAGAAGAAGAATTAAGTGATAAATTAGAAAAAAGTGAAGAGGATATAGAAAATTTATCAAAAGAAATGGCAGAAGCCTTTAATGAGGCAGAGAAAGAAGTTAGAGAGGCCACATCTTACGTAAAGGATTGGGGATTAGGAGACAAACCTAATAAATCTTCAAAAATTTCTTTTTCTGATAAAGTAGGAGCTCTAGAGCGAATAAGAAAATCTAAAAAGTTAAAAGAGTTATCAGATATAATAGGTAGATTTAAAGAAAGCGCATTGAAAGATCAAAAAAATAAACACAAAGATGGAGCTGTAGCTATTAAATCTGTTAGGATAGGTAATGATATAATACATACTCTTCCAAGTGAAAAAATGCTTTTAGTAAATGAAACAACTAAAAAAGAGTTTTACAGAAAATTTAATCAAAAACAATTATTACAGTATGAGTTAGAATCAGATAAATTAAAAGCTAAAGGTCCTATGGTAATATGTATAGATATGTCTAGTAGTATGAAGGGGATAAAGGAAAAATGGTCTAAGGCCGTAGCGATAGCATTACTTGAAATAGCCCAGGAGCAGAAGAGAAATTTTGCAGCTATATTGTTTAATGAAGATGCCACAGAACCTATTATAATAGAAAAAGACAAAAAAGAACCAGAAAAAATATTAGATATAGCAGAAAGATTTGATGGAGGTGGAACCTTGTTTGAAACACCTCTTCAAAAGGCATTAGAAGTTATAGAACAGTCTAAATTTAAAAAGGCAGACATAGTTTTTATAACAGACGGACATAGCTATACTCATCCAGATTTTATAAATAAATTTAATAAATTGAAGGATGAGAAGGAATTTAAAGTTTTAAGTGTATTAATATATGCTGGAGGTAAAATTGGAAACATAGAAAGCTTACAGCTTTTTTCAGATGATATAATGACTATAGGAGAACTTACAGAACTTGAAGATGCAAATTCTGTTATAGCACATAAAATATTTAAAAGTGTTTAG
- a CDS encoding BRCT domain-containing protein: MDNINFINRIKNMVGEKGLNIKKLNDEAINILFKNGFLNNAYDIFLLKKEELYKIDGFTKEHVDELIKSINKAKNCSFEKFIYACSIPKITEKEAMVIAHTFLNFTDLVIDINNNDCDRLRRIDGISEELVESIKRNRVFLVNLFMYVNPISIDEKNANIKRYKFCITGVLNKDTNYYEEMIKEANCIVVDNVTKDVDYLVFGDLANAIKMMDAKKYNTRLISERQLVDILKEIKENNKMKN; this comes from the coding sequence ATGGATAATATAAACTTCATAAATAGAATTAAAAACATGGTGGGAGAAAAAGGATTAAATATTAAAAAGTTAAATGATGAAGCCATAAATATTTTATTTAAAAATGGTTTTTTAAATAATGCTTATGATATATTTTTATTAAAAAAAGAAGAACTATATAAAATAGATGGTTTTACAAAAGAACATGTAGATGAACTTATAAAATCTATTAATAAAGCTAAAAATTGTAGCTTTGAAAAATTTATATATGCATGTTCCATACCTAAAATTACAGAAAAAGAAGCAATGGTTATTGCCCATACTTTTTTAAACTTTACAGATTTAGTAATAGATATAAATAATAATGATTGTGATAGATTAAGAAGAATAGATGGAATAAGTGAAGAATTAGTAGAAAGTATAAAAAGAAATAGAGTTTTTTTAGTTAATTTATTTATGTATGTTAATCCAATTTCTATAGATGAAAAGAACGCAAATATTAAAAGATATAAATTCTGCATAACAGGAGTACTAAATAAGGATACAAATTATTATGAAGAAATGATAAAAGAAGCTAATTGTATAGTAGTAGATAATGTAACAAAGGACGTAGATTATTTGGTATTTGGTGATTTAGCTAATGCTATTAAAATGATGGACGCTAAAAAATATAATACTAGGTTAATATCAGAACGTCAATTAGTAGATATATTAAAGGAAATTAAAGAGAATAATAAAATGAAAAATTAA
- a CDS encoding helix-turn-helix domain-containing protein yields MIDDIGKKIKKLRTNKKLTLKELSEKTNLSIGFLSQLERGLTTVAIDSLTKIAKELDVSLTYFFQAPKKNKKIVLRSYEKEILQVENNRFIKYNLSNDLEDKSFLPRLIEILPTDSKENIISYQHKGEEFVYVLEGILTLFINDDEKELYPGDSAHYDSSINHNWANYTSKPVKLLTVHTPNMFKEEKY; encoded by the coding sequence ATGATAGATGATATAGGTAAAAAAATAAAAAAATTAAGGACTAATAAAAAATTAACTTTAAAAGAATTAAGTGAAAAAACAAATCTTTCAATAGGTTTTTTATCACAGTTAGAAAGAGGTCTAACAACTGTAGCTATAGATTCTCTAACTAAAATAGCTAAAGAATTGGATGTAAGTTTGACATACTTTTTTCAAGCACCTAAAAAAAATAAAAAAATAGTTCTTAGAAGCTATGAAAAAGAAATATTACAAGTAGAAAACAATAGATTCATAAAATATAATCTTAGTAATGATTTAGAAGATAAAAGCTTTTTACCAAGATTAATAGAAATACTTCCTACAGATAGTAAAGAGAATATTATTTCTTATCAACATAAAGGAGAAGAATTTGTGTATGTATTAGAAGGTATACTTACATTATTTATTAACGATGATGAGAAGGAATTATATCCTGGGGATAGTGCACATTATGATTCAAGTATAAATCATAATTGGGCAAATTATACTAGTAAACCTGTAAAATTATTAACGGTTCATACTCCTAATATGTTTAAAGAAGAGAAATATTAA
- a CDS encoding trans-4-hydroxy-L-proline dehydratase activase: MNKSTIVNIQKFSVHDGPGIRTTVFFKGCPLNCWWCHNPETQRREHEIMFFEERCTACGICVKRCPQKVITMKNNIPVVDEGKCNFCGKCTNFCPNNAREYVGKDATSQEIIKEIIKDEVFYEQSGGGVTFSGGEPMLHADFINGILEECKVRGIHTTIDTSGYVSWDKFEKVRDKVDLFLYDLKSMNNEIHKKYTGVENTIILENLELLSKYGHNIYLRIPIINDVNDNNKNIDETIKFISKLHLIQVNLLPYHKMGMDKYKRLKMEYKLTGEEKPSDEKMNEIAEKFKQAGIKVKIGG; encoded by the coding sequence TTGAATAAAAGCACTATTGTTAACATTCAAAAATTTTCAGTTCATGATGGACCAGGAATACGTACCACTGTCTTTTTTAAAGGATGTCCTTTAAATTGCTGGTGGTGTCATAACCCAGAAACTCAAAGAAGAGAACACGAAATAATGTTTTTTGAGGAAAGATGTACAGCTTGTGGTATTTGTGTTAAAAGATGTCCTCAAAAAGTTATAACAATGAAGAATAATATTCCCGTGGTAGATGAAGGAAAATGCAATTTTTGTGGAAAGTGTACAAACTTCTGTCCTAATAATGCAAGAGAATATGTAGGGAAAGATGCTACATCACAAGAAATAATAAAAGAAATAATAAAAGATGAAGTGTTTTACGAACAATCAGGTGGTGGAGTTACATTTTCAGGTGGAGAACCAATGCTTCATGCTGATTTTATAAATGGAATATTGGAAGAATGTAAGGTTAGAGGAATACATACTACTATAGATACCAGTGGATATGTATCCTGGGACAAATTTGAGAAAGTAAGAGACAAAGTAGACTTATTTTTGTATGATTTAAAATCAATGAACAATGAAATCCATAAAAAATATACAGGAGTAGAAAACACAATTATACTTGAAAATTTAGAACTGTTATCTAAATATGGTCATAATATCTATTTAAGAATACCTATTATAAATGATGTAAACGATAACAATAAAAATATAGATGAAACAATTAAATTTATATCAAAGTTACATTTAATTCAAGTAAATTTATTACCATATCATAAAATGGGTATGGATAAATATAAAAGACTTAAAATGGAGTACAAATTAACTGGTGAGGAAAAACCATCAGATGAGAAAATGAATGAGATAGCAGAAAAATTTAAGCAGGCTGGAATTAAAGTAAAAATAGGGGGGTAA